The sequence ccataGATGGTACAGCAAATGGTGGGTATGCGTTCCTTACGGAGAAACAAGCAGAAAATATAATTGCTGTAATGTTGGTGCTTTCGAAATGCACCATGTTTTATACCGAATTGAGAAATGTCATAATCATATGTAtttgaaaaatacaattttattgtaagttagaggttataaaaatgtaatcacgaaataaaaaactttatttacttgTCTAAGACTACAAATATGTTCCGAAAAGTAGCAATAGGAATGTCTGGTGGCGTAGACAGCGCAGTGGCTGCATTACTCCTTAAACGGGCAGGTAAGgctttgcaaataaatacaaagtttTGAGTTAGATCTGATTTACCCcgtttcaataattttcaaataaaacacaaatgttTATCATTGTTTAGGTTTCCAAATCGAAGGAGTGTTTATGCGTAACTGGGACAACAATTACGAAGCTGGGTTTTGCTCAGATGAAAGAGACTTTGAAGATGCGACCTTTGTATGCCGTAAGCTAGAAATTCCGTTGCATAGAGTGTATTTCATTAAGGAGTATTGGAACGAAGTGTTCACTATATTGCTAAAGGAGTATGAGACGGGACTGACCCCTAATCCTGATATTCTATGCAACAGATACATTAAATTTGACAGCTTTTTTGAACATTGCAGGAAAAATTTAGGAGTTGATGCTATTGCCACTGGTCATTATGCGAATACTTCTTTCGGACCTTTCTtggaaaaatataatgaaaatgaaggtaaatatattttagtcaaCACTTAATTATGATATAATTTTGGACACCTATAATTGGGgctatatttcatacaatttcacaaacaaatataatttttattttattcctatTATTTCTAGGTGTCAGATTATTACAACCAGTAGACAAGTTTAAAgaccaaactttttttttgtcacaagTAAAGCAGTTTTCTTTACGGAAATGCATGTTTCCATTGGCCCCTTTTCTAAAGACCGAAGTAAGAAAAATAGCCAAAGCAGAGCGACTGCTGAATGTGGCCAATAAGAAGGATAGTACAGGAATTTGTTTCATTGGGAAAAGAAGATTCCAGGATTTTATTGAAGAAGTGAGCTtacatattgttttatttatttatttaaattttattgcacaaaatatgtACAGATAgcagacttaatgccaaatggtaTTCTCTATGAGTCAACCATAGAGCCAAACAGAGATACTTACCTACTATACTATTGGTGCAGAAGTATGTATACtacataaatacattatgtTTTGTCATTAAAATCCAAGACTTGTAACTTTTATGCAAGAATCTATCTTGCTCAAgtttatcaatttaaaaaatgcttgCACTCTGCTAGAAAAAGTTGTCAAGTTTGCCGTGTATTATATGACACTGGGACTAATACTTTTCACATCATCCACAGAGATAATGagttaatgttatttttgattaatatttaacGCATATGTAATTTTGTGTATAAAATAAAGCTTCTGTTATTTAATTGGATCTGAAAGAAGTTAGGATAAAATATCTATCATTTTATTTccttaagataaataaatatgattggatatttttacacaaagtCAGTAACagattttcgttttatttatggttttattttaatacaaaatatatattttcagtaTATTCAGAAAAGGGAAGGCCTGTTCATTGACATAGATACAGGACAAACTGTGGGTGAACATGGGGGACTTCATAAATGGACTGTTGGACAGAGATGCTGCCTTGCCAATTGGAAAGATGCCTACTTCATATTTAAAAAggatttaaaaacaaacaatatataTGTCGTAAGAGTTTTACTATCTATACAATTAAGGCTGTATGCTGTATAATTTATTCTGcacttaaaataactttttataattcTTTAAGTCAGTAGTAATAATGGTGATCTTCTACTTTATTTTTAGGTCCCAGGAACTAAGCATCCAGCACTTTGGAATCATTTATGCATAACTGGATTACCACATTGGATACATAAAGAGCCTACAGAATTATCAAATAACAATGTTCTGAAATGTTACTTTAGGTTTCAGCACACTAAGCCGTTAGTTAACTGTAGAGTTGTAAAGAACTCGGATGGTTTGACGATTTTACTCGATAACAAGTTACGTGCGCTTACAGAGGGTCAATTTGGTGTTCTCTACCAAGATGGTGAATGTCTTGGAAGTGCAAAAATTAAAGATATTTGccacaatttaatttattgataccaaagtttaattataagtaatttGTTAATATGACGTGTTTAttctttcatttttattatgtatatcatcatatcatcTCATTTTCCTGCATATTTGCGTCCTAGGTTAGCCGAGCAAGAGCAAGTAGCAATGGATAAGGATTTAATTTATCATCTTCTCATGTGGAAGATGACTAaaggtgagagtcagaatggcgggtgtacctaaataaaatcaaatgacaagcataccatatttttgtacctaatttgtactatttagtacctcgtttaaaaaaaattgtacctcacggtacttaaagttatcatcaaaaaacaggtcaccctcACCcaccatcctgacagtcagaatggcgggtgtactttattacgctatgatcccgtggttattgataaatgcTATAAAAGCCAAACTTTTGTACCTTCAcgttcaattataatatgagccattttatttgtggtttccaagttttactcattttatatttttcttgctattacaattttgcaggcgttataatttttcaagttatcgaactcattttgaagaaaaaacgcaaaggtacaattattttaattacgccaggatttagtacctttatgccaattacatccacacctTATCAGgtctgatatcagacccgatttcgggtccgagaaagagtatttttccgtttcaccaaatatcagcacatcgtttataACCTGCTTTGCGTAAGTGCTTCTGTTAGACATCATGTTCAAGATCAAGTAAACCGCGCGGCTGGTCGTCCTAATGCGAATGTGTTCGAGAATTTTATAACCATGGCAACATTTTGAACTGAATGTCAGTGTCACTGTCACACTTCGGTTCGGCAGCAAAAgtgtcaaaatcaaaataaatgcaagaaatataaaaaatttttGAATTAGTGAAGGAATTGTTTTTTATAGGTGTAAATATAGAGGGTCTAGcatatgttaaaattaaaaatgcgtattaagttataaaaatgcCTATACCTCCCGTGAATTATAGTGTGCCGCCGCCGCGGCTGAACATGCCCCCGCCGGCGGTGCCTTCGCTGTCCGTGCCACCTCCGTCGGCGCCATTACTGTCTGTGCGTCCACCATCGGCACCTCTCCCAGCGGCGCCCCCGCTGTCTGTGCCACCACCGACGGGCCCCCCGCTTTCCGTGCCTCCACCGACGGCGCCTCCGCTTTCTGTGCCTCCACCGTCAGTGCCGCCTCTGGTGCAGATGTCGATGCCCCCGCCACAGCTCTTCCAACACCCACCACCGTATTCTAGACCTCCTTTACCCCCATTGGACAAGCCTCCACCATTACCAATCACTAACTTGCCTCCACTAAATATACCACCGCCGTCAGTGACGGCGTTTCCTCCTCCTGCAGTGCCACCACCGTTTCCACCGCCTACAGGGGCTGCATTCCACTCTCCAGACTTTTCCAATCCACCTCCAACACTAAAAGATAAATTGGTCAACCCAAATGAATCTAAGTCAGTACAAGACACTCCAACAACATCTAAAGTTAGTGATAGGGTTTATTATGACTCCAAAAACCATTCTTCATCATCAAGATCAAGATATGATTCACCTCCAAGGTATAGAGGTAAAAGTCATGATAGAGAAGGAAGCCATCGCAAATCAAGTCCTACTCATAGTACCTCAAGCTACAGTCGAAGCAGGCACAGCCGGAGTCCTTCAAGACATAGTCACAGAGACAGAGATGACTACAGGGAAAGAGACAGACGTAGAGAGAGCAGCAGAGATAGATGTAGAGAAAGTAGTCACAGAGATAAAGAATTGGAAAAAGAAAGATATTATAGAGAAAAATATGAAAGGGAAAGGATGAGGCATGAGCATGAAAGGCGGCACAGTCCATCCCATTACCGGGATAGCAGTCACAGTAGGAGATCACCTTCTAGGCACAGTCACCGGTCACCTAGTAGACATGGTGGCCGTTCACCCAGTAGGCAGAGCCACAGGTCACCCAGTAGACACAGCCATAGGTCGCCTAGCAGATACAGTCATAGATCACCCAGCAGACACAGCCATAGGTCACCTAGTAGATACAGTCATCGGTCACCCAATAGACATAGTCTCAGGTCACCCAGTAGAGATTCACGTTACCGGAGCCATGCTAGGGATGTATCCCCAAGGTCCCGGCATGAGGCTTTGCCAAAGAAACCACTTACTGACAGAGAGAAGATTCTAGAAGAATACAGGTAAGCTATGAACTTGTATGGTGATACTGTCCCCTTAAAAACTGAGCAGTCTAGAATCATCAATTGCTATCCCTTTGAATAAAGTTTCTACATACTTTCTCAGCTGCTTAAACATTTGCAAATCTTTATTGCCTTTTTCACAGAAGTACTCTTaactacataaaataaaaaaataaaatagcctttatttacagaaCAAAGAACAGTAGCACATTATCTCTCTATTATCTCCCATCTTTTGTATTCTTTGTCTGCTTGCCcttcggcaaaggcctcctccaaccttctccactctctccgattaattacttaattaagttTAATCAATATTggtagtatatgtatttgatTCTTTTTCAggaaaaattactgtcaaaCTTCAGAAGACCTAATTGAGAAAATTGAGAAATGGTCCAAAGAAAAACAGGAAGAGGAAGAGGTATACCTTAAATGcgtttcttatatattttttttgggtaaaaagtatgaaaaaaaatcccCGGAGTCGCCACTAgcaacaacttggtggtaactagtgagaataactaatttttttggttttgtAGCAGTGGTATTTCACGTGTTTGTGCGCGTTTGACGGATAATGACTTGAGGcagttcaattcaattcaatttcaacttattaaaaataacacaaaatgtaACAACACAGGTTAGCCTACGACAATACATTTCTTATAACTAAGGCCCCATACGCACTATGCGGCCAGCCGCGTGCGGTTGCGGCGGACCGCTTAGTGCGTTCAGTATTTATGGTTGCGGTTTCATACATTCTTAACCGTCATGCGGCTGTCCGCACGCGGCTAGCCGCTTAGTGCGTACGTAGCCTAAGGCCCCATACGCACGTAGACATCTCCCCAATGGTTCGGCCCCCTCTCTGTATCCTACACCTACCTACATTATAAAGTTTGTATGAATAGCCACTATATGATATCATAGGTATATTAGGTATCCACATAGctaactacatatatttttagtgACAACTATAAATAGTTGAATGCCCAAAAAAGAAGTGTAAATTATCATAATCAGTTGTTTTGATTACCCGTTAcatcatacattttatattcaTTGATATTTCAGACCCCAAAAATGTGGTACAGGAGCTCTCCAGCAGAATTGTACTATATACCAATTGAAGGGGGTGTGAAGCAAACACCGAAACTAGAGAAGATATGTGATGCATTCTTCACTAAAGTGATTGAAAGAGGAAGGAAAGCTAGACCTGAAGTGGATGAACTGCCCCCCCTGAAAGCGCCAAAGGCAAAAATGTGCAAGCATAGATGTaagtacaaaacaaaaatataatatattttgtattttatattatacctacagaCACAATTACGTTTgaaattttttaccttttaccatGAGAGTTCAAGTCCTAAGCTCCAGATTGAAATCTTGGACTACTGGATTCATTTTtgtctaaataataaaaaactgacattacataattatattacttaataaGAACAGGTTTCTTTCTATTCCTGTTATTGTCAGTTACCTTTCTTTCAATTTAAGTAAAATAGATTATGTAGATGCTAAAGAAttcgtatagggaccgtgcgcgttggagggtctgccatcttgtggcctgaatcggaaccataaacacgtcacgtgttttcttgtgcatagtaggttctgccatcttgtgggctacatcggaacaataaacatcacatttacgcctcgcgccaaaaatctgacggctcctgtgctgcctcctacagttcatgcacgctccctatagtccACTATATTATTTGTGCCGCTTTCAAACAAAGATCCTAGTCACTCAAAAGACAGACACAAATAAAGGATAACTTTCGAGCGAGTTCAAATGTCGAGCTAAATTAGAGCAGAGAGGAGCCGAAGGCAAGGATGCAAAGACTAAGAATAAGGTGGGGCGGAAGTATCTGTACTTACACATCTGTGTGTGAGAAGCGAAATGTTTCCAAAAAGTTAGAAATATTCTCGGAAATTTCACAGAAACTATCAAtatggaaatggaaaatttcgattCCCATACCAAATATATGAGAAGTGTCCgaaattttttaaacattaccTACCCATTATTAAATTTACACGTGAAGCTATTAGCTCGTAATTCTATGCTTACGCTTGTTTATCATCACCCTGAAGTAATGTAACCcactgtatattttttgttatccATATAGTGGATGAAAAGAGTTCATCGTCGTCATCATCAGAGAGTGAAGAGAGTTTAGACGAAGATGGGCTGCAGGGCTACACGGACCGGATCATGGTGGAACTACAGAGGAAACAGAGCC is a genomic window of Cydia pomonella isolate Wapato2018A chromosome 15, ilCydPomo1, whole genome shotgun sequence containing:
- the LOC133525705 gene encoding mitochondrial tRNA-specific 2-thiouridylase 1 encodes the protein MFRKVAIGMSGGVDSAVAALLLKRAGFQIEGVFMRNWDNNYEAGFCSDERDFEDATFVCRKLEIPLHRVYFIKEYWNEVFTILLKEYETGLTPNPDILCNRYIKFDSFFEHCRKNLGVDAIATGHYANTSFGPFLEKYNENEGVRLLQPVDKFKDQTFFLSQVKQFSLRKCMFPLAPFLKTEVRKIAKAERLLNVANKKDSTGICFIGKRRFQDFIEEYIQKREGLFIDIDTGQTVGEHGGLHKWTVGQRCCLANWKDAYFIFKKDLKTNNIYVVPGTKHPALWNHLCITGLPHWIHKEPTELSNNNVLKCYFRFQHTKPLVNCRVVKNSDGLTILLDNKLRALTEGQFGVLYQDGECLGSAKIKDICHNLIY